The proteins below come from a single Microbulbifer sp. Q7 genomic window:
- the agaR gene encoding transcriptional repressor AgaR, whose product MTANTIERRHDIVQATIDAGRVQVPELAEKYGVSTVTIRGDLNYLHQKGLLVRTRGGAVASNRVSPELSVREKVTEHLDIKRRIAATAAREVREQDTIILDSGTTTAEIASELQHFRRLVVMTNGLNVAQKLVDAEGVEVLMTGGSLRKKSLSFYGRAAEDALQCYHFDKVFLGVDGIDFQGGITTHFEYEANLNRLMCKVARQVIAVTDSSKFKRSGVHKICDFSDIDILITDQGIPEAFHEALTDAGVRVVIVD is encoded by the coding sequence ATGACAGCCAATACCATTGAGCGTAGACACGACATCGTCCAGGCGACGATTGATGCCGGCCGTGTGCAGGTGCCGGAGCTCGCCGAGAAATATGGCGTTTCCACCGTAACCATCCGCGGCGACCTCAATTATCTGCACCAGAAGGGGCTGCTGGTGCGCACCCGCGGTGGCGCCGTGGCCAGCAACCGGGTGAGCCCGGAGCTTTCCGTGCGCGAAAAGGTCACGGAGCACCTGGATATCAAGCGCCGTATCGCCGCCACCGCCGCCCGCGAAGTCCGCGAGCAGGACACCATCATCCTGGATTCCGGCACCACCACTGCGGAGATCGCCAGCGAGCTGCAACACTTCCGCCGCCTTGTGGTGATGACCAACGGCCTCAACGTGGCGCAGAAACTGGTGGATGCAGAGGGCGTGGAAGTGCTGATGACCGGTGGCTCCCTGCGCAAGAAGTCGCTGTCCTTTTATGGCCGCGCCGCGGAAGACGCCCTGCAGTGCTACCACTTCGACAAGGTATTCCTGGGTGTGGACGGCATCGACTTCCAGGGGGGCATCACCACCCACTTCGAATACGAAGCCAACCTGAACCGCCTGATGTGCAAGGTCGCCCGGCAGGTGATTGCGGTGACCGACTCCTCCAAGTTCAAGCGCTCCGGGGTGCACAAGATCTGCGACTTTTCCGACATCGACATTCTCATCACCGACCAGGGGATTCCCGAGGCATTCCATGAGGCGTTGACCGATGCCGGGGTCAGGGTCGTGATCGTCGACTGA
- a CDS encoding D-tagatose-bisphosphate aldolase, class II, non-catalytic subunit — MLQELIRANLGGEARGIYAICSAHGLVLEAAMEQALADDSPLLIEATANQVNQFGGYTGMQPADFFDYVATLAERTGLDASRIILGGDHLGPVCWQKEPAAEAMTKARDLIDAYVTAGFSKIHLDCSMPCADDVLPLADAVIAARAADLCRTAEDAAARCGKSGQVVYVIGTEVPPPGGAKEAITELEVTRPEHARNTIELHQRAFAERGLDAAWSRVVGLVVQPGVEFDHTAIIDYQPHKATELKALAQKTGGIAFEAHSTDYQTDAAYQQLVRDHFAILKVGPQLTFALREALFALSYIEDELPGIGKKSNLRAVCEARMQAQPGYWQSFYEVAPEQQPLYRRYSYSDRIRYYWPDDAVTAAVNTLLDNLSGAPIPLPLLSQFFPQEYHLVREGQLENAPRALIKARIRQVTAAYANACWKQ; from the coding sequence ATGCTGCAAGAATTGATAAGAGCCAACCTGGGAGGGGAAGCGCGCGGGATTTACGCCATCTGCTCCGCCCACGGCCTGGTGCTTGAGGCAGCCATGGAGCAGGCACTGGCGGACGACTCGCCCCTGCTCATCGAGGCCACCGCCAACCAGGTCAACCAGTTCGGCGGCTATACCGGGATGCAACCGGCAGACTTTTTCGACTACGTGGCAACCCTGGCCGAGCGCACCGGGCTGGATGCGAGCCGCATTATTCTCGGCGGAGACCATCTGGGGCCGGTGTGCTGGCAGAAAGAGCCTGCCGCGGAGGCCATGACCAAGGCGCGCGACCTGATCGACGCCTACGTCACCGCCGGCTTCAGCAAGATCCACCTGGACTGCAGCATGCCCTGTGCAGACGATGTGCTGCCGCTGGCAGACGCGGTGATTGCTGCGCGTGCCGCTGACCTGTGCCGCACCGCAGAGGACGCCGCCGCACGCTGCGGCAAGTCCGGGCAGGTGGTGTACGTGATTGGCACTGAAGTGCCGCCGCCCGGTGGCGCCAAGGAAGCCATTACCGAGCTGGAAGTGACCCGGCCAGAGCACGCCCGCAACACCATTGAACTGCACCAGCGCGCCTTTGCCGAGCGCGGCCTCGATGCCGCCTGGTCACGGGTTGTGGGCCTGGTAGTGCAGCCCGGCGTGGAGTTCGATCACACCGCCATCATCGACTACCAGCCACACAAGGCCACCGAACTGAAAGCCCTGGCCCAAAAAACCGGCGGGATCGCCTTTGAAGCGCATTCCACCGATTACCAGACCGACGCCGCCTACCAGCAACTGGTGCGCGACCACTTCGCCATCCTGAAAGTGGGCCCGCAGCTGACCTTTGCCCTGCGCGAAGCCCTGTTCGCCCTCAGCTATATCGAAGATGAGCTGCCGGGCATTGGGAAGAAGTCCAACCTGCGCGCGGTCTGCGAAGCGCGCATGCAGGCGCAACCGGGTTACTGGCAGAGTTTCTACGAGGTGGCACCAGAGCAGCAGCCGCTTTACCGACGCTATAGTTACAGTGACCGCATCCGCTACTACTGGCCGGACGACGCGGTCACTGCTGCGGTGAACACCCTGCTGGACAACCTCTCGGGCGCACCGATACCGCTGCCCCTGCTGAGCCAGTTTTTCCCCCAGGAATACCACCTGGTCCGCGAGGGCCAGCTCGAAAACGCACCGCGCGCACTGATCAAAGCGCGTATTCGCCAGGTCACCGCCGCCTATGCCAACGCCTGCTGGAAGCAGTAG
- a CDS encoding SIS domain-containing protein: protein MYNTLNIDADTLRQNKAEYTAREIAQQPDSWQRTAALVEAQRTQLHAWLQPLLQQSTLRIILTGAGTSAYAGETVAPYLTRAMERRVEAISTTDLVSNPHEYLLRQVPTLLVSYARSGNSPESVGAYDLANQCVEQCYHLVITCNPDGELAKRANGSDNSYSLLMPEETLDQSFAMTSSFTSMLLATLEVFAPQAAQLPALAAVTRNLLENQLPDIQRIAQRDFNRVVFLGAGGLKGIATEAALKMLELTAGKVDCHAESPLGFRHGPKSMLDDKTLVVLLQSNDAYCRRYDDDLLAELKKDGTTPWILCPADFADTSALAEAWLALYYIVVAQALSFYKSLALGITPDNPCPTGEVNRVVQGVTIYPLESDSASE, encoded by the coding sequence ATGTATAACACCCTGAATATCGACGCCGACACACTCCGCCAGAACAAGGCCGAGTACACTGCGCGCGAAATCGCCCAGCAGCCGGATTCCTGGCAGCGCACCGCCGCCCTCGTGGAGGCGCAGCGCACGCAGTTGCACGCATGGCTGCAGCCACTGCTGCAACAAAGCACACTGCGCATCATCCTCACCGGCGCGGGCACGTCCGCCTACGCCGGCGAGACGGTCGCACCTTATCTCACCCGCGCCATGGAACGCCGCGTGGAAGCCATCAGCACCACCGACCTGGTGAGCAACCCGCACGAATACCTGCTGCGGCAGGTGCCCACCCTGCTGGTTTCCTACGCCCGCTCCGGCAACAGTCCGGAGAGTGTCGGCGCCTATGACCTGGCCAACCAGTGTGTAGAACAGTGCTACCACCTGGTGATTACCTGCAACCCGGACGGGGAGCTGGCCAAGCGCGCCAACGGTAGCGACAACAGCTATTCCCTGCTGATGCCGGAAGAAACCCTGGACCAGAGTTTCGCTATGACCAGCAGCTTTACGTCCATGCTGCTCGCCACCCTGGAAGTGTTTGCGCCGCAAGCCGCCCAGCTACCGGCGCTGGCCGCGGTGACCCGCAACCTGCTGGAGAACCAGCTCCCGGATATTCAGCGCATTGCCCAACGGGACTTCAACCGGGTGGTCTTTCTCGGCGCCGGCGGACTGAAAGGCATCGCCACCGAGGCCGCGCTGAAAATGCTGGAACTCACCGCCGGCAAGGTGGACTGCCATGCGGAAAGCCCACTGGGCTTCCGTCACGGCCCCAAGTCCATGCTCGACGACAAGACATTGGTGGTACTGCTGCAAAGCAACGACGCCTACTGCCGCCGCTACGACGACGATCTGCTGGCGGAGCTCAAAAAAGATGGCACCACACCGTGGATCCTGTGCCCCGCCGATTTCGCAGACACCAGCGCACTGGCAGAAGCCTGGCTCGCGCTGTACTACATCGTGGTTGCGCAGGCGCTGTCGTTTTACAAATCCCTGGCGCTGGGGATTACCCCGGACAATCCCTGCCCCACCGGTGAAGTGAATCGCGTGGTACAGGGCGTGACCATTTATCCCCTGGAATCAGACAGCGCAAGCGAGTAA
- a CDS encoding ROK family protein produces the protein MIYGLDIGGTKIEITCFDDQLRKLDSARVATPVEDFNGFIDTLVTLIEEADQRHGGRGLVGIGMPGLIDHEGRTLSANVPCATGKNVAQVLQARLQRPIAIANDCRLFALSEAHGGAGDGYARVYGAVLGTGAAGGLVINGELYRSRQGIAGEYGHHPLPAALRQKYQLPLLNCGCGLVGCLEPYIAGPGLANLHRQYCGQTVTVPELVERWRAGDTHALATREIHLDLLGAAFANLMMAHDPDVIVLGGGLSRIEELYRDLPRAIESHLFAGFTAPPIVPPTFGDASGARGAALLARQFAESPH, from the coding sequence TTGATTTACGGACTGGACATTGGCGGCACCAAAATCGAAATCACATGTTTCGATGACCAGCTGCGCAAGCTCGACAGCGCGCGGGTCGCCACCCCGGTGGAGGACTTCAACGGGTTTATCGACACACTGGTAACGCTGATCGAAGAGGCGGATCAGCGCCACGGTGGGCGCGGGCTGGTGGGCATCGGCATGCCCGGCCTGATCGACCACGAGGGACGCACGCTATCAGCCAACGTACCCTGCGCCACGGGAAAAAATGTCGCACAGGTTTTACAGGCGCGCCTGCAGCGGCCGATTGCCATCGCAAACGATTGCCGACTGTTTGCCCTGTCGGAAGCTCACGGTGGTGCCGGCGACGGTTACGCCAGAGTGTACGGCGCCGTACTCGGCACCGGCGCGGCCGGGGGCCTGGTCATCAACGGCGAACTCTACCGCAGCCGCCAGGGCATTGCCGGTGAGTACGGACACCACCCACTGCCTGCCGCACTGCGCCAGAAGTACCAGCTACCGCTGCTCAATTGCGGCTGCGGCCTGGTGGGCTGCCTGGAGCCGTATATTGCCGGCCCCGGCCTCGCCAACCTGCACCGGCAGTACTGTGGCCAAACGGTGACGGTACCCGAGCTGGTTGAACGGTGGCGCGCTGGCGATACCCATGCGCTGGCCACCCGGGAAATTCACCTGGACCTGCTCGGCGCTGCCTTTGCCAACCTGATGATGGCCCACGACCCGGACGTTATTGTGCTGGGCGGCGGCCTGTCGCGTATCGAAGAACTGTACCGGGATTTGCCCCGGGCCATCGAAAGCCACCTGTTCGCCGGCTTCACGGCCCCGCCCATTGTGCCGCCCACATTCGGCGATGCCAGCGGCGCCCGCGGCGCGGCACTGCTCGCCCGGCAGTTTGCGGAAAGCCCGCACTAG
- the nagA gene encoding N-acetylglucosamine-6-phosphate deacetylase, producing MNNAMNDAMNDAKNTHPVYLKPQTIFTETAALSGHYLGIEGGCISEITAAPTSGVPVIELPEITLVPGLIDLHIHGREGCDVMDATPEAIQTISRSLAQHGVTGFLATTVTSGWEETLAAMDNLGRAALAPQPGAQVLGGYSEGLFFASEHKGAHNDHYFLTPTRERMDALLEASHQQLKVVALAPEVDGAMDIIPYLQQRGVKVMLGHTNATYAQTCAALDAGACGGVHVFNGMRGIHHREPGCTGAVLVHDANVEVIADGVHLHPAILQMICKLKDPTRVTLISDCINAGGLADGHYQLGKMDINLEAGVARTDSGSLAGSTLTLERAAANLHKLAGIEWREALHMASLSPAKFLGIDDHTGSIALGKNADLALLNANGEVEATFVAGKPVFCCDTLAPFLAELF from the coding sequence ATGAACAATGCCATGAACGACGCCATGAACGATGCCAAAAACACTCACCCGGTGTACTTAAAGCCGCAGACCATCTTTACCGAAACGGCGGCGCTCAGCGGCCACTACCTCGGCATCGAGGGCGGCTGCATCAGTGAAATTACCGCAGCGCCCACCAGCGGTGTGCCGGTCATTGAACTGCCGGAAATCACCCTGGTACCGGGCCTGATCGACCTGCACATTCACGGCCGCGAAGGCTGCGATGTGATGGACGCGACACCGGAGGCGATTCAAACCATCTCGCGCTCCCTGGCACAGCACGGTGTCACCGGTTTCCTCGCCACCACGGTCACCAGCGGCTGGGAAGAAACCCTCGCCGCCATGGACAACCTGGGGCGCGCGGCACTGGCGCCACAACCGGGCGCACAGGTGCTCGGCGGTTACAGTGAGGGATTGTTTTTTGCCAGCGAGCACAAGGGCGCACACAACGATCACTACTTTCTCACCCCCACCCGCGAACGCATGGATGCCCTGCTCGAGGCCTCCCACCAACAACTGAAAGTCGTGGCGCTGGCACCGGAAGTGGACGGTGCCATGGACATCATTCCGTATCTGCAACAGCGCGGCGTCAAGGTCATGCTGGGGCACACCAACGCCACCTACGCGCAGACCTGCGCAGCGCTGGACGCCGGTGCCTGCGGCGGCGTGCACGTGTTCAACGGCATGCGCGGCATCCACCACCGCGAACCCGGCTGCACCGGTGCGGTGCTGGTGCACGATGCCAACGTGGAAGTGATCGCCGACGGGGTACACCTACACCCGGCCATTCTGCAGATGATCTGCAAATTAAAAGACCCGACGCGCGTCACCCTGATCAGCGACTGCATCAACGCCGGCGGCCTTGCTGACGGCCATTATCAACTGGGCAAAATGGACATCAATCTGGAAGCGGGCGTGGCACGCACCGACAGCGGCTCGCTGGCCGGCAGCACCCTGACACTGGAACGCGCCGCCGCCAACCTGCACAAGCTCGCAGGCATCGAATGGCGCGAGGCACTGCATATGGCGAGCCTCTCACCGGCAAAATTCCTCGGCATTGACGACCATACCGGCTCCATCGCTCTCGGCAAGAATGCCGATCTCGCACTGCTGAATGCCAATGGTGAAGTAGAAGCGACGTTTGTCGCGGGCAAGCCGGTATTCTGTTGCGATACGCTTGCGCCATTCCTGGCAGAGCTGTTCTAA
- the metE gene encoding 5-methyltetrahydropteroyltriglutamate--homocysteine S-methyltransferase, with the protein MAQTHILGYPRIGAQRELKRAQEAYWKGEIDQKALRAVGAQVRSQNWQAQQQAGLAYTTVGDFAWYDQVLNHSLMFGVVPERFAVDAADNKLDQYFRLARGRAPSGAPVAASAMTKWFDTNYHYLVPEFSADQEFALDSEWLLEEVREAQSLGHNVKPVVIGPLTYLWLGRGVENPLDLLPKLLPQYLALLAQLADAAAQWVQIDEPILGLDLPTQWRDAFAPTYAALANASGSKLLLASYFSPLRENLDLAFALPVDGAHIDVVRAPEELASAVGALGRQQVLSVGVINGRNVWRTDLAHWQRALAPLAERLGERLWLSASCSLLHSPVDLATETGLAEADKQRLAYARQKLDELNALQQALLPGAEQLADTAKTESRSEAEVRAELASTWRAQPFSERVGVQRARWKLPLLPTTTIGSFPQTDVLRQVRKQFRNGEISTQDYHDHLRAEIAEAIRRQEILGLDVLVHGEAERNDMVEYFGEQLDGFIHTGNGWVQSYGSRCVKPPIIAGDISRPQPMTVQWSEYAQSLSKKPVKGMLTGPVTILNWSFPREDIPRAVSCLQIARALREEVRDLEAAGIGIIQIDEPALREGVPLRASGHDDYFAWAVGCFRYTCSEVKAETQIHTHMCYSNFNSIMDSIVALDADVITIESARSDLRLLQAFAGEQGGYPNEIGPGIYDIHSPNVPERAELVARLQQLLEVIPAEKLWVNPDCGLKTRNWAEVGSALLNMVEATRAVRAGLTLAESA; encoded by the coding sequence ATGGCACAGACACATATTCTTGGGTATCCGCGTATCGGCGCGCAGCGCGAACTGAAGCGGGCGCAGGAGGCCTACTGGAAGGGAGAGATCGACCAGAAGGCCCTGCGGGCAGTGGGCGCACAGGTGCGCAGCCAGAACTGGCAGGCTCAGCAGCAAGCCGGCCTCGCGTACACCACCGTCGGCGACTTTGCCTGGTACGACCAGGTGCTCAATCACTCGTTGATGTTTGGTGTGGTGCCCGAACGCTTTGCCGTCGACGCGGCGGACAACAAGCTGGATCAGTATTTTCGCCTGGCGCGCGGCCGTGCGCCCTCCGGTGCACCGGTGGCCGCCAGTGCCATGACCAAATGGTTTGATACCAACTACCACTATCTGGTGCCGGAGTTTTCTGCTGATCAGGAATTTGCCCTCGACAGCGAATGGCTGCTGGAAGAGGTGCGGGAAGCCCAGAGCCTGGGGCACAACGTCAAGCCGGTGGTGATCGGCCCGCTCACTTACCTGTGGCTGGGGCGGGGTGTGGAAAACCCGCTGGATCTGCTGCCGAAACTACTGCCGCAATATCTCGCGCTGCTGGCACAGCTGGCCGATGCGGCGGCGCAGTGGGTACAGATTGACGAGCCCATTCTGGGGCTGGACTTGCCCACCCAGTGGCGCGATGCGTTTGCACCCACCTACGCGGCACTGGCGAACGCCAGTGGCAGCAAACTGCTGCTCGCCAGTTACTTTTCTCCGTTGCGGGAAAATCTCGACCTCGCGTTTGCCCTGCCGGTAGACGGTGCGCACATCGATGTGGTGCGCGCGCCCGAAGAGCTGGCCAGTGCGGTGGGCGCCCTCGGTCGCCAGCAGGTACTTTCAGTGGGGGTGATCAACGGACGCAATGTGTGGCGGACGGATCTCGCACACTGGCAACGGGCGCTGGCGCCGCTGGCAGAGCGATTGGGAGAGCGCCTGTGGCTATCTGCCAGTTGCTCCCTGCTGCACAGCCCGGTCGACCTGGCCACGGAAACCGGCCTTGCCGAAGCCGACAAGCAGCGCTTGGCCTACGCGCGCCAGAAACTCGATGAACTGAACGCGCTGCAGCAGGCCCTGCTGCCGGGTGCGGAGCAGCTTGCGGACACCGCCAAAACCGAGAGCCGCAGTGAGGCGGAGGTGCGCGCAGAGCTCGCCAGCACCTGGCGCGCGCAGCCGTTTTCCGAGCGGGTGGGGGTGCAGCGCGCGCGCTGGAAACTGCCGCTGTTGCCCACCACCACCATTGGCTCGTTTCCGCAGACCGATGTGCTGCGCCAGGTGCGCAAGCAGTTCCGCAACGGCGAGATTTCGACACAGGATTATCACGACCACCTGCGCGCGGAAATTGCCGAGGCCATTCGCCGTCAGGAAATTCTGGGGCTCGATGTACTGGTGCACGGGGAAGCCGAGCGCAACGACATGGTGGAGTATTTTGGCGAACAGCTGGATGGGTTCATTCACACCGGCAATGGCTGGGTGCAGAGCTACGGTTCGCGCTGTGTGAAGCCACCGATTATTGCCGGGGACATTTCCCGCCCGCAGCCGATGACCGTGCAGTGGAGTGAATACGCCCAGAGCCTGAGTAAAAAGCCGGTAAAAGGCATGCTCACCGGGCCGGTCACGATTCTCAACTGGTCTTTCCCGCGCGAGGACATTCCTCGCGCCGTGAGCTGCCTGCAGATCGCCCGGGCGTTGCGCGAAGAGGTGCGCGACCTGGAGGCGGCGGGCATCGGTATTATCCAGATCGATGAGCCGGCACTGCGCGAGGGCGTACCGCTGCGGGCCTCCGGCCACGACGATTATTTTGCCTGGGCGGTGGGCTGTTTCCGCTATACCTGCAGTGAGGTGAAGGCGGAGACCCAGATCCATACCCACATGTGCTACTCCAATTTCAACAGCATCATGGATTCGATTGTGGCACTGGATGCGGATGTCATCACCATCGAATCCGCTCGTTCCGATCTGCGCCTGTTGCAGGCGTTTGCCGGTGAGCAGGGCGGCTATCCGAATGAGATCGGGCCGGGTATTTACGATATCCACTCGCCCAATGTACCGGAGCGCGCGGAGCTGGTGGCGCGCTTGCAGCAATTGCTGGAAGTGATTCCCGCGGAAAAACTGTGGGTAAACCCGGACTGTGGATTGAAAACCCGCAACTGGGCGGAGGTAGGCTCCGCGCTGCTGAATATGGTGGAGGCGACCCGGGCGGTGCGCGCCGGATTAACGCTGGCGGAGTCCGCGTGA
- a CDS encoding LysR family transcriptional regulator → MIELRHLRALTTLRETGSMVRAAERLHLTQSALSHLFREMEDRHQQALFIRKSRPLRFTSAGLRLLQLADDVLPRVAVAQRDLARLASGQAGRLNIAIECHSCYQWLMPTLDAYRDDWPEVELDLSSGFHFAPLPALVRGDLDLVVTSNPDPSLKGIHYAPLFSFEMCLAVSRKHPLAASKWVTPQDLENEVQITYPVERERLDIFQHFLDPAGIEPASVRTAELTVMMVQLVVSGRGVCALPNWALYEYLQKGLVSQLRLGKSGLWSTLYAAVRDEMRDQAFLQDFLSTARDTCFANLNGVRTATTTTV, encoded by the coding sequence ATGATTGAACTACGCCACTTGCGCGCCCTGACCACCCTGCGGGAAACCGGCAGCATGGTGCGCGCCGCCGAGCGTCTGCACCTGACCCAGTCCGCCCTCTCCCACCTGTTCCGGGAAATGGAAGACCGCCACCAACAGGCGCTGTTTATCCGTAAATCCCGCCCGCTGCGCTTTACCAGCGCCGGCCTGCGGCTGCTACAACTGGCCGACGACGTACTGCCCCGAGTAGCCGTGGCCCAGCGGGATCTTGCACGGCTGGCCTCCGGGCAGGCCGGACGACTGAACATCGCCATCGAATGCCACAGCTGCTATCAGTGGCTAATGCCCACCCTCGACGCCTACCGCGATGACTGGCCGGAAGTGGAGCTGGACCTGTCCAGCGGCTTTCATTTCGCGCCCCTGCCCGCGCTGGTCCGTGGCGATCTGGACCTGGTGGTAACCAGCAACCCGGATCCGTCCCTCAAGGGCATCCATTACGCTCCCCTGTTCAGCTTTGAGATGTGCCTGGCGGTGAGTCGCAAGCATCCGCTGGCGGCGAGCAAATGGGTCACCCCGCAAGACCTGGAAAACGAAGTGCAGATTACCTATCCGGTGGAGCGGGAGCGGCTGGATATTTTTCAGCACTTTCTCGACCCCGCGGGCATCGAACCCGCATCGGTGCGCACCGCCGAGCTCACGGTGATGATGGTGCAACTGGTGGTCAGTGGACGCGGGGTATGCGCGCTACCCAACTGGGCGCTTTACGAATATTTACAAAAGGGGCTGGTCAGCCAATTGCGGTTAGGAAAATCCGGTCTGTGGAGTACACTCTACGCTGCGGTGCGCGACGAGATGCGGGATCAGGCATTTTTGCAGGATTTCCTCAGCACGGCACGGGACACCTGCTTCGCCAACTTGAATGGCGTGCGCACTGCGACCACAACAACTGTCTGA
- a CDS encoding cytochrome b — translation MASTPNSWSKALKTLHWLIAFFILFAWASVELHELYERGDPMRGWWMVGHFSVGFTVLFLGLFRLYWRATHGRPTLYGSSMQKPVSLLIQSLMYIIMIGMPLSGLLMRQFAGRDTTLFWLFDLPAFFSKNIELAKQIAFIHKEFLWNALLILLVLHIGGALWHHLISKDNTLRQMLPFGKTQ, via the coding sequence ATGGCCTCCACACCCAATAGCTGGAGCAAAGCACTCAAGACACTGCACTGGCTAATCGCATTCTTTATTCTGTTTGCCTGGGCCTCCGTAGAACTGCATGAACTCTACGAGAGAGGTGACCCGATGCGGGGCTGGTGGATGGTAGGGCACTTTTCCGTGGGCTTTACCGTGCTGTTCCTGGGCCTATTCCGCCTCTACTGGCGCGCCACCCACGGCCGCCCGACACTGTACGGCAGCAGCATGCAGAAGCCCGTATCCCTGCTGATTCAGAGCCTGATGTACATCATCATGATTGGCATGCCCCTCAGTGGCCTGCTCATGCGCCAGTTTGCCGGCCGCGACACCACCCTGTTCTGGCTGTTCGACCTGCCCGCCTTCTTCAGCAAGAATATCGAACTCGCTAAACAGATCGCATTTATCCACAAGGAATTTTTGTGGAACGCATTGCTCATTCTGCTGGTACTGCATATCGGCGGTGCCCTGTGGCATCACCTGATCAGTAAAGACAATACACTGCGGCAGATGCTGCCGTTTGGCAAAACCCAATAG